One stretch of Mangifera indica cultivar Alphonso chromosome 9, CATAS_Mindica_2.1, whole genome shotgun sequence DNA includes these proteins:
- the LOC123225378 gene encoding homeobox-leucine zipper protein HAT7-like, translating into MAFPPQHSFMFQSHEDSHDHHLPSPASLNSLPSCPPQFFHGAPFMMKRSMSLSGVDRCEDVHGDEDLSDDGSQMGEKKKRLNLEQVKALEKSFESGNKLEPERKMQLARALGLQPRQIAIWFQNRRARWKTKQLEKDYEVLKKQFEALKADNDALQSQNKKLHAELLSLKKKDPTEVNLKKETEGSNGSDNCSDVNLDISTTAVITSPVSSHLSSKQLFPSSIRPTNMTQRYDQASARPDMKMDQMVQDESFCNMFNGIEEQQGFWQWSEQHNFH; encoded by the exons ATGGCCTTCCCACCTCAGCATAGTTTCATGTTCCAATCCCATGAAGACTCTCATGATCACCATCTCCCTTCTCCAGCTTCCCTCAATTCCCTCCCTTCTTGCCCCCCTCAATTCTTCCATG GTGCACCGTTTATGATGAAGAGATCGATGTCGCTTTCTGGGGTTGACAGGTGTGAAGATGTGCATGGAGATGAAGACTTGTCTGATGATGGATCACAGATgggggagaagaagaagaggctCAACTTGGAACAAGTTAAGGCACTTGAGAAGAGCTTTGAGTCGGGAAATAAACTTGAACCCGAGAGAAAAATGCAGCTGGCTAGGGCTTTAGGCCTACAACCAAGACAGATAGCCATCTGGTTCCAGAATAGGAGAGCTAGGTGGAAGACTAAACAGTTGGAGAAAGATTATGAAGTTTTGAAGAAACAGTTTGAAGCTCTCAAGGCAGATAATGATGCCCTTCAATCTCAGAACAAGAAGCTTCATGCGGAG TTACTTTCTCTAAAAAAGAAAGATCCAACTGAAGTTAATCTGAAGAAAGAAACTGAAGGGAGCAATGGCAGTGACAATTGTTCTGATGTCAACTTAGATATCTCAACAACAGCAGTTATAACAAGCCCAGTGTCTTCTCATTTAAGCAGCAAACAGCTCTTTCCTTCATCGATTAGGCCAACAAACATGACTCAACGTTATGATCAGGCCTCAGCAAGACCAGACATGAAAATGGATCAAATGGTTCAAGATGAAAGCTTCTGCAACATGTTCAATGGCATTGAAGAACAGCAAGGGTTCTGGCAATGGTCTGAGCAACACAATTTCCATTGA